In Oryza brachyantha chromosome 2, ObraRS2, whole genome shotgun sequence, a single window of DNA contains:
- the LOC102715737 gene encoding berberine bridge enzyme-like Cyn d 4, whose translation MEPSRTRLLLLLHLSLLASPCSARWRDGGGYGGGLRESFLRCVARRSPATADPSRLVHAPGDDSYQSLLNSTIQNLRFASPRTPRPALVLTPGTVDEVRACVVCCGEHGLTVRARSGGHDYEGLSYRSGGVGVAFAVVDVAALRAVRVDAARGVAHAEPGATLGELYYAVAEGSGGRLGFPAGICPTVCVGGHLSGGGFGPMMRKYGLAADNVVDAEVVDGAGRLLDRAAMGEGLFWAIRGGGGGSFGIVVSWTVTLVPVPAVVSAFTVHRLLLRRGGDDEQALLRLLTKWQAVAHALPDDLFVKASIEPKPTNDANVSTLRPLVTFKSLFLGNCSDMIAQIHHHLPELAVKPSDCKQMNWLQSMLYSYGYTNGPPPEILLDRTLQPKDYYKIKLDYLTSRIPQTGLAELLTKIVEDQDGSIDIDPQGGLMSRIPESGTPYAHRRGYLYNVQYSVKWGGDKNVSHEDDHLGWVRGVHELMTPYVSKNPRASYINFRDLDLGQNVEGSTGYEEARLWGEKYFRGNFRRLAMVKGQVDPGQLFWSEQSIPPLVVDGELVSDS comes from the exons ATGGAGCCAAGCCGcacgcgcctcctcctcctcctccacctctcgCTGCTCGCCTCCCCGTGTTCCGCGCGGTGGCGAGACGGTGGAGGATATGGCGGTGGCCTGCGCGAGAGCTTCCTGCGGTGCGTCGCGCGCCGTTCGCCGGCGACCGCGGACCCGTCGCGGCTCGTGCACGCGCCGGGGGACGACAGCTACCAGTCGCTGCTCAACTCCACCATCCAGAACCTCCGCTTCGCCTCGCCGCGGACGCCCCGGCCGGCGCTGGTGCTCACGCCGGGGACCGTCGACGAGGTGCGGGCGTGCGTCGTCTGCTGCGGCGAGCACGGGCTGACCGTCCGCGCGCGCAGCGGCGGGCACGACTACGAGGGCCTCTCGTACCGCTCCGGCGGCGTGGGGGTCGCGTTCGCGGTCGTCGACGTCGCGGCGCTCCGGGCGGTGCGGGTCGACGCGGCGAGGGGCGTGGCGCACGCCGAGCCGGGGGCCACGCTCGGGGAGCTCTACTACGCGGTGGCGGaagggagcggcgggcggctcGGGTTCCCCGCGGGCATCTGCCCCACGGTCTGCGTCGGCGGGCACCTCAGCGGCGGAGGGTTCGGCCCGATGATGCGCAAGtacggcctcgccgccgacaaCGTCGTGGACGCGGAGGTGGTcgacggcgcggggaggcTCCTGGACAGGGCCGCCATGGGGGAGGGCCTCTTCTGGGCGAtcaggggcggcggcggcggcagcttcGGCATCGTCGTTTCCTGGACCGTCACCCTCGTCCCCGTCCCGGCCGTCGTCTCCGCCTTCACcgtccaccgcctcctcctccggcgaggcggcgacgacgagcaagccctcctccgcctcctcacCAAATGGCAAGCCGTGGCGCACGCTCTCCCGGACGACCTGTTCGTCAAGGCGTCCATCGAACCCAAACCCACCAACGACGCCAACGTCTCGACCCTGCGGCCATTGGTGACATTCAAATCACTCTTCCTCGGCAATTGCAGCGACATGATCGCCCAAATCCACCACCATCTGCCCGAACTCGCCGTCAAACCAAGCGATTGCAAACAGATGAACTGGCTGCAATCCATGCTCTACTCCTACGGCTACACCAATGGCCCGCCACCGGAGATCCTCCTCGACAGAACACTGCAACCCAAGGACTACTACAAGATCAAGCTTGACTACCTAACCTCCCGGATTCCACAAACCGGGCTCGCCGAATTGCTCACGAAGATCGTCGAGGACCAAg ACGGCTCCATCGACATCGACCCGCAAGGTGGCTTGATGAGCCGCATACCGGAGTCCGGCACGCCGTATGCTCACCGGAGAGGGTACCTCTACAATGTGCAGTACTCTGTGAAATGGGGAGGTGACAAGAATGTGTCCCATGAGGATGACCACCTGGGGTGGGTGAGGGGGGTGCATGAGCTGATGACACCCTATGTGAGCAAGAACCCCAGGGCTTCATACATCAACTTCAGGGACCTGGACCTGGGGCAGAATGTGGAGGGCAGCACAGGGTATGAGGAGGCCAGGTTGTGGGGGGAGAAGTACTTCAGGGGGAACTTCAGGAGGCTGGCCATGGTGAAGGGCCAGGTGGATCCTGGGCAGCTGTTCTGGAGTGAGCAGAGCATTCCTCCTCTTGTTGTGGATGGTGAACTGGTTTCAGATAGTTGA
- the LOC121053458 gene encoding uncharacterized protein LOC121053458: MASPSQPLSSDDDARDANAELDQPSHAISAAATPVVVPVAGSTIANVGRSGYSGSGAKACSRPPKPPIKRIATRPKSRLAIAGAPSALTKAIALSAPRTPEASTSVDGLRLFKSMGFTTNSTAGTGCGSSSQQESQSLPPQTESVNDSEPIQIEDDEPEDEAENFGTKRKLTSVVWKDFKRVKVCGDVKAECLHCHKRLGGKSTNGTSHLHDHLKICTLRKIKMGPKTLAQSSLRFNSIKGGKIC, from the exons ATGGCTTCACCTTCGCAGCCGCTAAGCTCCGACGACGATGCAAG GGACGCCAATGCGGAGTTGGACCAGCCATCGCATGCTATAAGCGCTGCAGCCACACCCGTTGTCGTGCCTGTTGCTGGATCTACCATTGCTAATGTGGGCAGATCTGGTTACTCCGGCTCTGGCGCAAAGGCTTGCAGTCGTCCACCTAAACCACCTATAAAAAGGATCGCCACAAGGCCAAAAAGCCGTCTTGCGATTGCAGGAGCTCCTTCTGCTTTGACTAAGGCAATAGCTCTTTCTGCTCCAAGAACTCCAGAAGCATCAACCTCCGTCGACGGACTGCGCTTATTCAAATCCATGGG ATTTACCACAAATTCCACAGCTGGTACTGGTTGTGGGAGTAGCAGCCAGCAAGAATCACAGTCACTTCCACCACAAACAGAGTCTGTTAATGATTCTGAGCCAATACAAATTGAGGATGATGAGCCGGAAGATGAAGCCGAGAATTTTGGCACAAAGAGAAAGCTTACTTCTGTTGTTTGGAAGGATTTCAAGAGGGTCAAAGTTTGTGGTGATGTAAAGGCTGAGTGCCTTCACTGCCACAAGCGACTTGGAGGGAAGAGCACCAATGGGACTTCTCATCTACatgatcatttaaaaatttgcaCATTGAGAAAGATCAAGATGGGACCTAAGACTCTTGCACAATCTTCGTTGAGATTCAATTCCATCAAAGGAGGGAAA ATTTGTTAG
- the LOC102716016 gene encoding aspartate aminotransferase, mitochondrial-like: protein MAMCWSSRSAAIRGRAHLAATHAGAGARAMASLFGHVEPAPKDPILGVTEAFLADPSPDKVNVGVGAYRDDNGKPVVLDCVREAERRIAGNLNMEYLPMGGSIKMIEESLKLAYGEDSEFIRDKRIAAVQALSGTGACRLFADFQRRFLPDSQIYIPTPTWSNHHNIWRDAQVPQRTFTYYHPESRGLDFAGLMDDIKNAPNGSFFLLHACAHNPTGVDPTEEQWREISYQFKVKNHFPFFDMAYQGFASGDPERDAKAIRIFLEDGHQIGCAQSYAKNMGLYGQRAGCLSILCEDEMQAVSVKSQLQQIARPMYSNPPVHGSLVVSIILNDPELKSLWLKEVKGMADRIIGMRKALRENLEGLGSPLSWDHITNQIGMFCYSGMTPEQVDRLTNEYHIYMTRNGRISMAGVTTGNVAYLANAIHEVTKTK, encoded by the exons atggcgatgTGCTGGTCCTCCCGCTCGGCGGCGATCCGTGGGCGGGCCCACCTGGCGGCCACGCACGCGGGGGCCGGGGCGAGGGCGATGGCGTCGCTCTTCGGCCACGTCGAGCCGGCGCCCAAGGACCCCATCCTCGGCGTCACCGAGGCCTTCCTCGCCGACCCCTCCCCCGACAAAGTCAACGTCGGCGTC GGCGCCTACCGCGACGACAACGGCAAGCCCGTCGTGCTCGACTGCGTCCGCGAGGCCGAGCGCCGGATCGCCGGCAACCTCAACAT GGAGTACCTTCCAATGGGAGGAAGTATAAAGATGATTGAAGAGTCGCTAAAGCTGGCATACGGTGAGGATTCTGAGTTCATTAGAGATAAGAGGATTGCAGCGGTGCAGGCTCTTTCAGGCACAGGTGCATGCCGGCTCTTTGCTGATTTCCAGAGGCGTTTCTTGCCAGACTCACAGATCTACATACCTACACCTACATGGTCCAA TCATCATAACATTTGGAGGGATGCTCAGGTGCCCCAAAGGACATTCACCTATTACCATCCAGAGTCAAGAGGTCTTGATTTTGCAGGATTGATGGATGATATTAAG AATGCTCCAAATGGTTCGTTCTTTTTGCTTCATGCATGTGCTCATAATCCTACTGGAGTTGATCCTACAGAGGAACAATGGAGAGAGATATCCTACCAATTCAAG GTAAAGAATCATTTCCCATTCTTTGATATGGCATACCAAGGATTTGCCAGCGGTGATCCAGAGAGAGATGCCAAGGCAATCCGAATCTTCCTTGAAGATGGGCATCAAATTGGATGTGCTCAATCATATGCAAAGAACATGGGACTGTATGGACAAAGAGCAGGGTGCCTGAG TATTCTATGTGAGGATGAGATGCAAGCAGTTTCTGTTAAGAGCCAACTACAACAGATTGCAAGGCCAATGTACAGCAATCCACCTGTTCATGGTTCACTGGTTGTCTCTATAATCCTTAATGACCCAGAACTAAAGAGTTTATGGTTGAAAGAGGTCAAG GGTATGGCTGATCGAATCATTGGAATGCGGAAGGCACTTCGGGAAAATCTCGAAGGCCTAGGTTCACCTTTGTCATGGGATCACATCACCAATCAG ATAGGAATGTTCTGCTACAGTGGGATGACACCTGAGCAGGTGGATCGCTTGACCAATGAATACCATATTTACATGACCCGTAACGGCAGAATAAG CATGGCTGGTGTAACTACAGGAAATGTGGCGTATTTGGCTAATGCTATTCATGAGGTTACCAAAACGAAATGA
- the LOC102716296 gene encoding probable LRR receptor-like serine/threonine-protein kinase At5g45780, which yields MARPRAAAEVVVAVVVAAWALAAAGDPPLSPKGLNYEVAALMAVKSRMRDEKGVMGGWDINSVDPCTWSMVACSPDGFVVSLQMANNGLAGTLSPSIGNLSHLQTMLLQNNRVSGNIPPEVGKLTNLKALDLSGNQFVGEIPSSLGQLTELNYLRLDKNNLSGQIPEDVAKLPGLTFLDLSSNNLSGPVPKIYAHDYSLAGNRFLCNSSILHGCKDLTVLTNESTVSSPSRKTNRRHQLALAISLSIICATIFVLFVICWLNYCRWRLPFASADQDLEIELGHLKHFSFHELQSATDNFNSKNILGQGGFGVVYKGCLRNGTLVAVKRLKDPDATGEVQFQTEVELIGLAVHRNLLRLYGFCMTSKERLLVYPYMPNGSVADRLRDYHHGKPSLDWCKRMRIAVGAARGLLYLHEQCNPKIIHRDVKAANILLDEGFEAIVGDFGLAKLLDRQESHVTTAVRGTIGHIAPEYLSTGQSSEKTDVYGFGILLLELITGPKTLSNGHGQSQKGMILDWVREVKEEKKLDKLVDRDLKDSFDFTELECSVDVILQCTQTNPILRPKMSEVLNALEANVTLPESGVELNREAPPNGGSCSFSVRHEDPHDSSSFIIEPIELSGPR from the exons ATGGCGAGGCCACGCGCGGCCGctgaggtggtggtggcggtggtggtcgccgcgtgggcgctcgccgccgccggggaccCGCCGCTGTCGCCCAAGGGGCTCAACTACGAAG TGGCGGCGCTGATGGCGGTGAAGAGCCGGATGCGGGACGAGAAGGGGGTGATGGGAGGGTGGGACATCAACTCCGTCGACCCCTGCACGTGGTCCATGGTCGCCTGCTCCCCCGACGGATTCGTCGTCTCGCT GCAGATGGCGAACAACGGATTGGCGGGGACGCTGTCGCCGAGCATCGGGAACCTCAGCCACCTGCAGACAAT GTTACTACAGAATAACAGGGTATCGGGTAATATTCCCCCAGAGGTAGGGAAGCTGACCAATCTGAAAGCTCTTGATCTTTCTGGTAACCAGTTTGTTGGTGAAATCCCAAGTTCTCTAGGCCAGCTGACTGAACTAAATTATCT GCGCCTTGATAAGAACAACCTGTCTGGACAGATTCCTGAAGATGTTGCAAAGCTTCCAGGTCTCACATTCCT TGACTTATCATCGAACAATTTGAGCGGCCCAGTTCCAAAAATCTATGCACATGACTATAG TCTTGCGGGAAACAGGTTCCTTTGCAATTCATCAATTCTCCATGGTTGCAAAGATCTCACTGTATTAACTAATG AATCAACAGTTTCTAGTCCGTCGAGAAAAACAAACAGACGACATCAACTAGCTCTGGCAATTTCCTTAAGCATCATCTGTGCCACAATATTTGTTCTGTTCGTCATCTGTTGGCTAAATTATTGCAGATGGCGCTTGCCTTTTGCTTCTGCTG ACCAAGATCTTGAAATTGAATTGGGCCATCTAAAGCACTTCTCATTTCACGAACTTCAAAGTGCAACAGACAATTTTAACTCGAAGAACATATTAGGCCAAGGTGGCTTTGGTGTTGTTTATAAAGGCTGTCTGAGAAATGGAACTTTGGTGGCTGTAAAGAGACTAAAAGATCCTGATGCTACTGGTGAAGTTCAATTCCAGACAGAAGTTGAGTTGATTGGTCTCGCTGTGCATAGGAATCTTTTGCGCTTATATGGATTCTGCATGACCTCAAAAGAAAGGTTGCTTGTATATCCATATATGCCAAATGGTAGTGTTGCCGACCGATTGAGAG ATTACCATCATGGAAAACCGTCTCTTGATTGGTGCAAACGTATGCGGATTGCTGTTGGGGCTGCCAGGGGACTGTTGTATCTTCATGAACAATGCAATCCTAAAATCATTCATAGGGATGTTAAAGCAGCTAACATTTTGCTTGATGAAGGTTTTGAGGCGATTGTTGGGGATTTTGGATTGGCGAAACTTCTTGACCGACAAGAATCACATGTTACTACTGCAGTTCGGGGCACTATTGGACATATTGCTCCGGAGTATTTATCAACAGGACAGTCTTCAGAAAAGACCGATGTTTATGGATTTGGTATTCTACTGTTGGAACTGATTACTGGGCCTAAAACCTTGAGCAATGGGCATGGCCAATCTCAGAAAGGGATGATTCTAGATTGG GTTAGAGAAGtcaaggaagaaaagaaactgGACAAACTGGTTGACAGGGATCTGAAGGATTCGTTTGATTTCACTGAGTTGGAGTGTTCTGTTGACGTAATTCTGCAATGCACTCAGACTAATCCCATTTTGCGTCCCAAGATGTCGGAAGTCCTTAATGCCCTTGAAGCGAATGTCACCCTGCCAGAGAGCGGCGTAGAGTTGAACAGAGAAGCGCCGCCCAATGGGGGCTCTTGTAGTTTCTCTGTAAGGCATGAGGATCCTCATGATTCATCATCCTTCATAATAGAGCCAATTGAGCTATCTGGTCCCAGATGA